The Eurosta solidaginis isolate ZX-2024a chromosome 4, ASM4086904v1, whole genome shotgun sequence genome includes a window with the following:
- the LOC137248108 gene encoding telomerase-binding protein EST1A-like isoform X1: MRSLMSSNAIYSARESLLVMFDEIRKKYEETELKTSPLHQHSPRHNNSSTSKWMRKELWIHVESTLYDDYIVLPSLNTTQTQQYQLQRPGLGSKPLWSK, from the exons atgcGTAGCCTAATGTCCTCAAATGCGATATATTCAGCACGCGAGAGCCTTTTAGTAATGTTTGACGAGATTCGTAAGAAG TATGAAGAAACTGAATTAAAGACATCACCtctacatcaacatagtccacgGCATAATAATTCAAGTACTTCCAAGTGGATGCGTAAAGAATTGTGGATACATGTAGAATCTACATTGTACGACGACTACATCGTGCTTCCGAGTCTGAATACAACA cagacgcagcagtaccaactccaaagaccggggttaggttcgaagcctctctggagtaagtga
- the LOC137248107 gene encoding micronuclear linker histone polyprotein-like: MKGYENTNIDLILCKELEPKSPAVCKLTELAEIALGNEKSNSPDFTNLSNQQEGSIFQQITNREYLTSSVAVDNPKICSDGNVDRIKSNEPHSSTSSKTIMHSSKIKPATDDNSKTACKKIVIPERPFKNIGLEEKESITFQKPKTSVNLLTDDNSVSTTTYSDRDDFDFASLSCDEEPDPKVGNEKNVKNHCDSSSSRATAKTFENKSLIMDGIFKNMGTKAKTSVKVQSIGIQKDFSPKADINQLFDELRGDCGTKVRQSESIPKKSTNLEISENMQYKQKQTSNEAGPAPPNRRPKETRKKSNVCAKSQKEITRLQSELGMSQEEIVKLINEGQRKSKRRCATNRPKKLVEMWSSDEYEEFLSTKDIIALIEEKEKQETRKKRKTGNQVSTSSNKNTDIEIPKLITNRRKSVRCVADKEDNKLGISSEIQKKDCSKTNGTGKIQSNHVPTHSLESKGKYTRSSTSVDHDNKHRSSISSELNHKSTINNKKRKVSRDNSDVAYKVLALNRDTKKASKIESSPLCSVKDVPSKNENIDNYLSDRKQSTSRTRNNKDKKYSESKDTVNSIRKLNKKTSTSVSNKKHSNNNNNNVNNQSYKNRRKNQSNQSSPRRKRLASERLYYWSSSSDEDFGKINSSCAQEFDNGEQYQKHGWIVGDSHKKLVTLLAIAKGNKKVDNSCSVKKNVGRKKKIMLMNKHVNTNIM, translated from the coding sequence ATGAAGGGTTATGAAAATACGAATATCGATTTAATATTATGCAAAGAATTGGAACCAAAGTCGCCGGCAGTGTGTAAATTGACCGAGCTAGCAGAGATCGCTTTAGGAAATGAAAAATCCAATTCGCCCGATTTCACTAATTTATCAAATCAACAAGAGGGTTCCATATTTCAACAAATAACCAATCGGGAATATCTAACATCGTCGGTTGCTGTTGACAATCCAAAAATTTGTAGCGATGGTAATGTCGACAGAATTAAAAGTAATGAGCCGCATTCTTCAACATCGTCTAAAACCATAATGCATTCTTCAAAAATTAAGCCTGCAACTGATGACAATAGCAAAACGGCCTGTAAAAAAATTGTGATACCAGAAAGACCGTTCAAAAATATCGGACTCGAGGAAAAAGAATCGATAACCTTTCAAAAACCTAAAACTTCTGTTAATTTGCTGACAGATGATAATAGTGTTTCGACGACTACTTACTCGGATCgagatgattttgattttgcttcACTTAGTTGTGATGAAGAACCAGATCCTAAggttggaaatgaaaaaaatgtgaaaaatcatTGTGATAGTAGTTCTAGTCGAgcgacagcgaaaacttttgaaaataaatcTCTCATAATGGATGGCATATTTAAAAATATGGGTACAAAGGCGAAAACAAGCGTTAAAGTTCAAAGCATTGGAATACAAAAAGATTTTTCTCCCAAAGCAGACATAAATCAATTGTTTGACGAACTACGGGGAGATTGTGGTACTAAAGTCAGACAGTCAGAAAGTATTCCAAAAAAGAGTACTAACTTAGAAATTTCGGAAAATATGCAATATAAACAAAAGCAAACGTCAAACGAAGCGGGACCAGCACCACCTAATCGAAGGCCAAAAGAAACTCGAAAAAAGTCAAACGTTTGTGCAAAAAGTCAAAAAGAAATCACAAGACTGCAATCAGAACTGGGTATGAGCCAAGAGGAGATAGTTAAGCTAATTAACGAGGGTCAACGAAAATCTAAAAGACGCTGCGCAACGAATAGACCAAAAAAATTAGTTGAAATGTGGAGTTCGGATGAATATGAAGAATTTTTATCCACAAAAGATATAATAGCCTTAATAGAAGAGAAAGAGAAACAGGAAACGCGAAAAAAACGCAAAACAGGAAATCAAGTAAGCACGAGTAGTAATAAAAATACAGACATCGAGATCCCTAAACTTATAACGAATAGACGAAAAAGTGTAAGATGCGTTGCCGATAAAGAGGATAACAAATTAGGAATATCTTCAGAAATCCAAAAAAAAGATTGCAGTAAAACAAATGGTACCGGTAAAATACAGAGCAATCATGTACCCACACATTCCTTGGAGAGTAAAGGAAAATATACTCGTAGTTCTACATCAGTTGATCACGATAATAAACATAGAAGTAGTATTAGTAGCGAATTAAATCATAAAAGtacaataaataataagaaaagaaaagtatCTAGGGACAATTCTGATGTTGCATATAAAGTTTTGGCATTAAATAGAGATACTAAAAAAGCTTCTAAAATTGAATCTTCCCCACTATGCAGCGTAAAGGATGTGCCCAGTAAAAATGAAAACATAGATAATTACTTATCTGATAGAAAACAAAGTACTTCTAGAACTAGAAATAATAAAGACAAAAAATATAGCGAATCTAAGGATACTGTAAATAgtataagaaaattaaataagaaaactaGCACAAGTGTTTCAAATAAGAAACActcaaataacaacaataataatgttAATAATCAAAGTTATAAGAATCGAAGAAAAAATCAATCTAACCAGTCATCCCCACGCAGAAAACGCCTAGCTTCCGAAAGATTATATTATTGGTCATCATCAAGTGACGAagattttggaaaaattaattcGTCTTGTGCGCAGGAATTTGATAATGGCGAACAATATCAAAAGCATGGATGGATTGTTGGAGATTCACATAAAAAACTAGTAACTTTACTCGCAATagcaaaaggaaataaaaaagttgataacAGCTGTAGCGTGAAAAAAAATGtgggcagaaaaaaaaaaattatgttaatgAATAAACATGTAAATACAAATATTATGtag
- the LOC137248108 gene encoding uncharacterized protein isoform X2, protein MRLMSSNAIYSARESLLVMFDEIRKKYEETELKTSPLHQHSPRHNNSSTSKWMRKELWIHVESTLYDDYIVLPSLNTTQTQQYQLQRPGLGSKPLWSK, encoded by the exons ATGCG CCTAATGTCCTCAAATGCGATATATTCAGCACGCGAGAGCCTTTTAGTAATGTTTGACGAGATTCGTAAGAAG TATGAAGAAACTGAATTAAAGACATCACCtctacatcaacatagtccacgGCATAATAATTCAAGTACTTCCAAGTGGATGCGTAAAGAATTGTGGATACATGTAGAATCTACATTGTACGACGACTACATCGTGCTTCCGAGTCTGAATACAACA cagacgcagcagtaccaactccaaagaccggggttaggttcgaagcctctctggagtaagtga